The nucleotide sequence CCAAGGAGCCTCATCGACACACACCTGTCCATTCTTCCACCACACCGTTCCCACCGAAGAGAAAAGAGTAGAAACAAAAACTaggaattatgtatgatgataatAACAACACAACAATCCCTGCCTCAGCTCTCTCATTCCAGTCTCAGTCGCGTACGAATAACCCATTGGCTTTTTTGCCTATATGTCCATTTCCTTCGCTTGCTGCTAATTGTTGCGTTCATTCGATTGAACAGGAAATCTTACCTATTCAGCAAAAAAGAACCCAAGTTGGGCCACTCCATTCTTTATTCTTAAGCATTCCTTTTTCTGTCTACAGACATGAATGGGGAGTGAAGAAGAATACTCACctgcttttcttttccttccttttCGCTCCATCCTCATCCTATCCTTCCTTTTGACTTGGCGTTAAAGTTAGTCCATCGTGTATACTCTTTTGCAGCGTTTCAAAGACACCTTAAAACGTTTAATCGAGTCTCTTCATCACGGCGTAGCGAAAGAAGCAAGCAAAATCTCACTCGGAGAAGCCAAAGCCATGGCCACGGAAACCACGCACTCGGTGAGTCCTCCTCAATTTTCTGTTTCTTTTAGCTCCGAGCTTGCCGCTGTTCCACCATATACTGTTGTATCCATCAAACTTACTGCCACTAATTCGATTCGTCCTCCCAAGAGTTCTTCCGAGCTCGCATCCACGCGAGAAATGAAACCGAGTGCTTCGGAAACGGAGACGTCCGACAGCTTCGTTGCTGTTGACATCGACGAGCTCTCTCAGCAACTCATGGCAAACATCAAGGATCGTTCCAGCTCAACCCCACGAGTTGTCTCGGTATATatgtttctttcctttcttttctctgtgATTTCATGTCGATTTCGTACAAGATTTGATTCTTCGGAACTGGTTTCTGAAGGTGATGAAGAAGAATCTTTCAAGAAAAGGATCACAAGGCAGCGGCGCCGAGCGAGAGAAGAATAAGACGGAGCAACGAGACCATCATCAGGGCACCGGTGAGTGTATCGATCACCAACTCGTCCGGGTCGAACTGAGCGAACGTCACGCCCACCGTCGTGTACATGTTCACCCTCTAGACGGTTAACTCTGATTGTGGTAACACCCGATAAATACATGCGCAGGGGACAAGTTACCTTTTTCAATACGCGTGGAGACCGACGAGGAGGCGGCGTCGCTTTATCGTGTGTCGGGCCCAGCagcggaagcggggcgatggaggCGGGTCGGCCCTCGGCGGCCTCCCTTGCCGTGGCTCGACCCCAACCGAGTCGTAATCGTATTCGCCACCTTGTAAGTTTATTGCAGGTGTTATTGTTATTGTCCCTTTCAATAGCCTGAATGTTAAGTCAAACAATGTCTTCATCACCCTCTTAATTAAATTATAATCGTCCAATTATAATTTCGCGTATGACCTGAGCATGCTCGAACGCCAATCTTTTGTGACGATAACGATAACATTGAGTATAATTTATTACTATGTGATGTTAGTGGTAGATAGATGGTCATtttatttgagaaatactagagcaaTCTTGATGGCTTGGATTAAATGACACAAAGGAACGAAACAAACTtgatagaaccccagaggaattatacatagattgatctttgaggggatCAACCtttggaacactataggggttccaGTCTCTTAGAAATCGACCATATGATTGTAattatagataaatctttttccAAAGAGATGGAGACTACatacttatatagggctccaaaccctagtctTAGAggttgcttcctaagtgagttacccattTTGCCCTCAACCTTAGCCGATCGATCCAATAAAACGGGGGCGATGGCTAGGAAGCTCAAAGGCTCAAATATAAATCATAGTCACTTTTCTTTATAGGATATATGCGGCTAGGTGggatttattacaatctcacagggtttttattagctgcttcttagTTAAGTAGGtcccaaccctactagggtcctatcaagcccgccctcgtcaaatcaaccttgtcttcAAGGTTAAGGTTCCATGAACTCaaagaaccgggtcttcagctcctcatatgattctcatgtggcgtcttcgagtggtaaattattccaatgcactagtactttagtagaAGGATATCGACGGCGCATCACGATTCTGCGGTTGAGGATGGcttatggttgggcttgaatatctccatcatcagtggtgttaggcagttggatctagggtgactcgtgttctcccaacttgcgcttaaggcatgacacgtggaagacagagtgaattttggcatcctcaagcaatttaagtctgtacaccacggctccaatatgctctataatctgatagggcccataaaaacgtggggatagattCATGGAGGCTCGTGTGTTGATGAAGATTTGCTTGAATGGCTGTAGGCGAAGATAGacctaatctcctactgaaaactcTCTTTCGTTTCATCGTGtgttggcttgctgcttcattctagcttgagcgatagagagattatcttttagcaactataggagtttgtccctgtcaattaaatcttgatcgacctgatctaccttggtggaaccaattacatactttagaatcacaagggttggccgaccatacaatgcttcatatggggcatattttgtagatgaatgatatgtagtattataccaccatttggcCTAAGGAAACTATTTCGCCCACTCCTTTGGTCAGTCACTGGCGAAACACCAAAGGTACATCTCTAAACACCTattcaccacctctgtttggtcgtcagtttgtgcatatgctcatcttgagtttagtgcattgtaactaaaataacttggtccaaaatttactggtgaaagatcctgtcacgattacTTACAATGGAACTTAGCATcctatgcagtttaacaatattttctatgaaaatctgagcaatactagtagtagtgtagggatttcacacaacacaaaaatgagcatatttcgtaagtcgatcaaccaccatgaggATTACGATTTTACCTTTAGAAGGTGGGAACCCtttgatgaagtccatggagatgttataGGTTTTACGTTTGTAGGTTTCAAAAATTTTCGGtaatagcccgttagtccaaggaaccagcgtagtaatttcacgtttgtaggtttcgaccagccttgcattgcttcaattttttgttgggtctaccgctactccttctgatattatgtgcccaaggtactctacttttttctAGAGAAAGttgtactttggttgcttaacaaaaagaggaatctcccgaaggatcgtcaaaacaacacgtaaatactgaaagtgagtctcaatagaaggactgtaaacgagaatatcatgaaAAAATACCAGCAcgaatttatgaagaaagctctgaaaaatatcattcatgagactttagaaggttgaatgagcattagtgagtccaaaatgcattaccaagaattcataatgatcgttatgtgtgcggaatgtagtttttggaatgtcatcttcacatatccGAATttagtggtaaccggatcggaggtccagcttcgtgaagactcgagctccttttaactcatcaagaagttcattcgCCACtgatattgggtacttgtccttgacagtgatgccatttaaagctcagtagtcgatgcacatctgtcAAGTTTTGtctttcttgcgtacaagtagcaccggtgaggaataggggcagcaacttggtcgaatcacccctgtttcaagcatctcctttacaatctttttaatttcatccttctggaggtgaggataatggTACGACCGAGTGTTTGCTAGTGGTTTGCCCGGAAGAATTGGACTCTGATGGTCATGTTGGcaagtaggaggaagaccgcgtggttcagcataaatgtcgacaaattcagcaagcaattgggcaagatttttattttcaatttctattttcttccactTTGGTTGTTGCTGGAGATGCATAAAAAAATCACCATTTACCTTgtctaaaactttctccattcgttgggtcaaaatagtggttacgttgctttcgtgcttcccgcgtaggatgatttgtttgtctttgtagtagaatttcataattaatttagaaaagtttcaaGTGATGTCACCTAGTGTCGTCAGTCATTCTATACCAAGAacagcctcataatcatcaattggTAAGAGAAAGAAGTCGGTgacaatttcttggtcttgcagtaatagtttcacatgCGGTCATCTttcgtcgcactttaggattctaccgtcggtgacctttatgttgaacttgctacaaccttcgatgtggagcaccatctgagcagcaaccttactatttaggaagttattagtgcttcctgtgtcaatgagaacagtgatcagttgttgtttgagaaggcctccaactttcatcgtttacgggtttaAGTAGTCGACTAGCACGTGTACCATAAAGTCGGTTGGTTATGGCTCTTATttcgcatcttcttctttatgttcaaggctctcttctggatgttcaatgacctcttcttctagtggttcaatcacaagaagtctcccttttttacagtgatgctcgcggctccctggctcatcgcaatgccaacataaccccttcacagatcgctcccgaagctcttctcttgtcaacttttttAGTGCAGGGGCTTGGCTGACagtgggggggctaagggctttgatattactggttggggagtgaccctagtcctccgggcttcatggtttaatcgctcctcttgaagtcatgcgaaagagatggttgtcataagcgtgtatggttgttgcgctttaactttTTCTTGGATCTCCAGTTTCAAGCCCTCaacaaaggtccccaatagctatttttcacaccaatcatgagtttgattagataacctttcaaacttggtttggtactcttgaatggtggaggtttgtcggatatttgctagttgtccgtcaatgttctcgtaatcggttggtccgaagcggatcactagtccttctttgaattgtcaccaagagaggactccatgagtgtgttcaaactagtcaaaccactgtatgacatcccattcaagatgtatagccgtaatttccaccatatatgcatccgcggttttgtggtaccgaaaatatcactccgtgcgcgagatctaaccaatcaggtctccttctcatctagggaagtctaccctCATGAGTGGATAGTAGGGATTGGTCATATAGCTtcgcctctcttggaagtcatctcttcaatcAAAGctatctccttgatgtgatttcttaagGCTCGGTGGTCGGctctgctagtcatatgtgccctacaagctaatcacatgagtgatgacacgtgtgacttgacatgcagtctttttgcttattatattttagtattttatcactttatatatatatatatatatatatatatatatatatatatatatatatatatatatatgtatgtatatatatatgtatgtatatatatatatatatatatatatatgtatgtatatgtatatatatatatgtatatgtatatgtatatatatatatatgtatatgtatatttatatatatgtatatgtatatatatatatatgtatatgtatatttatatatatacatatatacatatatacatatacatatgtatgtatatatatatatatatatgtatgtatatgtatatatatatatatatatatatatatatatatatatatatatatatatatatatatatatatgtatgtatgtatatctatatatatatatgtatatatatatacatatgtatatgtatatatatatgtatatatatgtatatatgtatatatatgtatatatatatatatatatatatatatatatatatatatatatatatgtatatatatatatatatatatatatatatatatatatatatatgtatatgtatatatatacatatatatatgtatatgtatatatatatatatatatatgtatatgtatatatatacatatatatatatatatatgtatatgtatatatatacatatatatatatatatatatacatatatgtatatatatgtatatatatatatatatgtatatatatgtatatatacatacatgcatatacatgtatatatacatacatgtatatacatatatacatatacatgtatataaatatatatatagcttcgtctctcttggaagtcatctcttcaatcaaagctctccttgatgtgatttcttcaggctcgaTGGTCGGctctgctagtcatatgtgccctacaagctaatcacatgagtgatgacacatgtgacttgacatgcagtctttttgcttattatattttagtattttatcactttatatatataaataaatatatatatatatatatatgtatatatatatgtatgtatatgtatatatatataatgtatatatatatatgtatgtatatatatatgtatatgtatatatgtatatatatatatatttatatatatacatatatacatatacatatgtatatatatatatatatatatatatatatatatatatatatatatatgtatgtatgtatatctatatatatatatatatatgtatatatatatatatatgtatatgtatatatatatgtatgtatatgtatatatatatgtatgtaaatgtatatatatacatatatatatgtatatgtatatatatatatatatatatatatatatatatatatatatatatgtatatatacatacatgcatatacatgtatatatacatacatgtatatacatatatatatacatatatgtatatacatatatatgtatatatatatatatacatgtatatatatatatatacatgtatatatatatatattatatacatgtatatacatatgtatacatatatatatatacatatacatatatatatatgtatgtatatatgtatatgtatatgtatatatatatatatatgtatatatatgtatatatatatatgtatatatatatatacatatatatgtatatatatatacaaacatatgtatatatatgtatatgtatatatacatatgtatatatatgtatgtatatatacatacatatgtatatatatgtatgtatatatacatacatatatatatatatatatatgtatatatatatacatacatatatatgtatgtatatatacatacatatatatgtatgtatatatacatacatatatatgtatgtatatatacatacatatgtatatatatgtatgtatatatacatacatatatatacatacatatatatatgtatatgtatatacatatatatacatacatatatatatgtatatatatatacatatatatacatacatatatatatgtatgtatatatatacatatatatatatatgtatatatatatacatatgtatatatatatacatatgtatatatatatacatatgtatatatatatgtatgtatatataaatgtatgtatatatatatgtatgtatatatatatgtatatatatatatgtatctatatatatatgtatatatatatatatgtgtatatatatatatatatatatatatgtatatatatatatatatatacatatatatatatatatgtatatatatatatatatatatatatatatatatgtatatatttatatatatatgtatatgtatatatatatatatacatgtatatatatatatatacatgtatatatatatatatacatgtatatatatatatatatatacatgtatatatatatatatatatagatctagcacaatcggtcttcGGGAGTGATaggcaaccttatgagggctattgagtatcgatggaggatcatccactctcggtgtaatgagaggaatgtctcatatgttcttgctcagataaatccctagctagggtcattcggattaagagagaaagagtgctctaagagaatctgattagagtaagactcgagtagaaaccgtatgggtctgacagcaccatgcccggtatacggtctcttggatattagatggatgaggactatagatacatggtaactaaggacagacagatccaatggattggattcccctgaatcgtatggggactacggcgtagtggcctagtacgttcgcagtcgatgagtcgagtgaattattatggagataataattcattgagccagaaggagttctgacaggtatgactcacggccagctcgatattgggcctagagggtcacacacatatgataggtgttacgatgagtagaggttcagatatgagatatccgccgaagcccctatcttattggatatcaaataagcccctgaattattggatcccatggacgagatccaagcccatgagagattattagatagagatccactaatctaagaagtttgggtagttggatgaagatccaatacctaataggggatgattcattagggttaagttaacaggggacctctataaacaggagggattcagtggttcataggctagagtctttgcttgtctctcctattctcctccccctctccacctcagagctggcctagagttttaaggagcatcgtcacagccctgctgtgtggatcatcgctagaaagAGGGCACTTgatctcctttaccctctcctagagatatacaAGAATTCAGGAATATAGAATCtttctaagtaacacaatctattctatacgtagttttaagtttcacggatttttgtgtgccaatctt is from Musa acuminata AAA Group cultivar baxijiao chromosome BXJ1-6, Cavendish_Baxijiao_AAA, whole genome shotgun sequence and encodes:
- the LOC135584905 gene encoding uncharacterized protein LOC135584905 isoform X4, giving the protein MATETTHSSSSELASTREMKPSASETETSDSFVAVDIDELSQQLMANIKDRSSSTPRVVSVMKKNLSRKGSQGSGAEREKNKTEQRDHHQGTGDKLPFSIRVETDEEAASLYRVSGPAAEAGRWRRVGPRRPPLPWLDPNRVVIVFATLI
- the LOC135584905 gene encoding uncharacterized protein LOC135584905 isoform X1, which codes for MATETTHSSSSELASTREMKPSASETETSDSFVAVDIDELSQQLMANIKDRSSSTPRVVSVMKKNLSRKGSQGSGAEREKNKTEQRDHHQGTGDKLPFSIRVETDEEAASLYRVSGPAAEAGRWRRVGPRRPPLPWLDPNRVVIVFATFDARGSLAHRNANITPSQIAPEALLLSTFLVQGLG
- the LOC135584905 gene encoding uncharacterized protein LOC135584905 isoform X3, yielding MATETTHSSSSELASTREMKPSASETETSDSFVAVDIDELSQQLMANIKDRSSSTPRVVSVMKKNLSRKGSQGSGAEREKNKTEQRDHHQGTGDKLPFSIRVETDEEAASLYRVSGPAAEAGRWRRVGPRRPPLPWLDPNRVVIVFATFL
- the LOC135584905 gene encoding uncharacterized protein LOC135584905 isoform X2, whose amino-acid sequence is MATETTHSSSSELASTREMKPSASETETSDSFVAVDIDELSQQLMANIKDRSSSTPRVVSVMKKNLSRKGSQGSGAEREKNKTEQRDHHQGTGDKLPFSIRVETDEEAASLYRVSGPAAEAGRWRRVGPRRPPLPWLDPNRVVIVFATLSSMGTLILLYFTLFMGKVTSANEHGW